One segment of Prionailurus bengalensis isolate Pbe53 chromosome E3, Fcat_Pben_1.1_paternal_pri, whole genome shotgun sequence DNA contains the following:
- the LOC122471877 gene encoding mastin-like — protein MLWLLFVTLPCLGGSVPVTPGPGLGPELVGTDGDHDIPAGKWPWQVSLRVFNEECDQWQHECGGSLVHPQWVLTVAHCVGLEPQKYRVQMGQLRLYDHDQLHNVAEIIRHPKFNVSLSAWGGADIALLRLEAPVTLSQHVNPVSLAPDSLVLSPGTKCWVTGWGTFGAHALPSPAHRLQEAEVPIVENQVCEKIYRQGSPAGGHGRVIKKDMLCAGRRGRGSRQGDAGGPLVCFWLDMWIQVGVLSWGMASGRIDYPAVYTRVMTYSSWIYQHVPLGP, from the exons ATGCTGTGGCTGCTGTTcgtgaccctcccctgcttgggggGCTCTGTGCCCGTGACCCCTG ggcctggcctggggccCGAGCTGGTGGGCACCGACGGGGACCATGACATCCCTGCCGGGAAGTGGCCATGGCAGGTCAGCCTGAGGGTCTTCAACGAAGAGTGTGACCAGTGGCAGCACGAATGTGGTGGCTCCCTCGTCCACCCCCAGTGGGTGCTGACCGTGGCCCACTGCGTTGGACT GGAGCCACAGAAATACAGGGTCCAAATGGGGCAGCTGAGACTCTATGACCACGACCAGCTGCACAACGTGGCCGAGATCATCCGCCACCCCAAGTTCAACGTGAGCCTGTCTGCCTGGGGGGGCGCGGACATCGCCCTGCTGAGACTAGAGGCACCCGTGACGCTTTCCCAGCACGTGAACCCCGTCAGCCTTGCTCCTGACTCACTGGTGCTCAGCCCCGGAACAAAGTGCTGGGTGACCGGCTGGGGCACCTTTGGGGCCCACG CCCTGCCATCCCCAGCCCACCGCCTGCAGGAGGCGGAGGTCCCCATCGTGGAGAACCAGGTCTGCGAGAAGATCTACCGCCAGGGGTCACCTGCTGGAGGCCACGGCCGTGTCATCAAGAAGGACATGCTgtgtgcagggaggaggggaaggggctccCGCCAG GGTGATGCGGGGGGCCCCCTGGTCTGTTTCTGGCTGGACATGTGGATCCAAGTGGGAGTGCTGAGCTGGGGCATGGCCTCCGGGCGCATCGACTATCCTGCGGTCTACACCCGCGTGATGACCTACTCATCCTGGATCTACCAGCACGTCCCCCTGGGGCCTTGA
- the LOC122471876 gene encoding mastin-like has translation MLWLLFLTLPFPGGSVPVTPAPSPGRESVGIVGGCDVSGWRYPWQVSLRFYDMGLGLWQHECGGSLIHPQWVLTAAHCVEPEDLEACAFRVQVGQLRLYDHDQLHKVAEIIRHPKFNASLSAWGGADIALLRLEAPVMLSEHVNLVSLPPASLRVPSRKMCWVTGWGDIADNSPLPPPYHLQEVEIPVVGNKECNRHYQNSSDSSDQVIKADMLCAGSEGRDSCQLDSGGPLVCRWNCTWFQVGIVSWGHLCGHRDFPGVYTRVTSYVPWICRHVPLSPAP, from the exons ATGCTGTGGCTACTGTTTCTGACTCTCCCCTTCCCGGGGGGCTCTGTGCCCGTGACCCCTG cccccagcccaggacGAGAGTCGGTGGGCATCGTGGGGGGCTGCGATGTCTCAGGCTGGAGGTATCCGTGGCAGGTCAGCCTGAGGTTCTACGACATGGGGCTTGGCCTGTGGCAGCACGAATGTGGGGGCTCCCTCATCCACCCCCAGTGGGTGCTGACTGCTGCCCACTGCGTTGAGCC GGAGGACTTGGAGGCTTGTGCCTTCAGGGTCCAAGTCGGGCAGCTGAGACTCTATGACCACGACCAGCTGCACAAGGTGGCCGAGATCATCCGCCACCCCAAGTTCAACGCGAGCCTGTCCGCCTGGGGGGGCGCGGACATCGCCCTGCTGAGACTGGAGGCGCCCGTGATGCTCTCTGAGCATGTCAACCTGGTCTCCCTCCCGCCTGCCTCCCTACGGGTCCCCTCAAGGAAGATGTGCTGGGTCACCGGCTGGGGTGACATTGCGGACAACT CGCCTCTGCCCCCCCCCTACCACCTGCAGGAGGTGGAGATCCCCGTGGTGGGGAACAAGGAGTGTAACCGCCACTATCAGAACTCTTCGGACAGCAGCGATCAGGTCATCAAGGCCGACATGCTATGTGCGGGGAGTGAGGGCCGGGACTCCTGCCAG CTGGACTCCGGGGGCCCCCTGGTGTGCCGTTGGAACTGCACCTGGTTCCAGGTGGGGATCGTGAGCTGGGGCCACCTGTGCGGTCATCGCGACTTCCCCGGGGTGTACACGCGAGTGACGAGCTACGTGCCCTGGATCTGCCGGCACGTCCCTCTGTCCCCCGCACCCTAG